A region of Tolypothrix sp. NIES-4075 DNA encodes the following proteins:
- a CDS encoding RidA family protein, producing the protein MSKRVIRTEKAPAPVGPYNQAIAASGLVFVAGQIPLDAGSGEIIGAGDVTRQTQQVMANLEAILQASGAGFDDVVKTTVFLADMNDFAAMNAVYASFFDEATAPARACVQVSRLPKDVLVEIDCIAVI; encoded by the coding sequence ATGAGTAAGAGGGTGATTCGGACAGAGAAGGCGCCGGCGCCGGTGGGACCATATAATCAAGCGATCGCTGCTTCTGGTTTGGTGTTTGTCGCGGGGCAAATTCCCCTTGATGCGGGTTCGGGGGAGATTATTGGGGCGGGGGATGTGACGCGGCAAACACAACAGGTAATGGCGAATTTAGAAGCGATTCTGCAAGCTTCTGGGGCGGGGTTTGATGATGTGGTAAAGACGACCGTGTTTTTAGCTGATATGAATGATTTTGCGGCGATGAATGCTGTTTATGCTTCATTTTTTGATGAAGCTACTGCGCCGGCGCGTGCGTGCGTGCAGGTGTCGCGTTTACCTAAGGATGTTTTGGTGGAGATTGATTGTATTGCGGTGATTTAA
- a CDS encoding type II toxin-antitoxin system MqsA family antitoxin produces the protein MRCVICKHGQTKPGLVTVTLERDECIVVIKKVPAEVCDNCGEYYLNNSITEQVLQRAEVAVNNGAEVEIIRYAA, from the coding sequence ATGAGGTGTGTCATTTGTAAGCATGGACAAACCAAACCAGGCTTAGTGACTGTCACTTTAGAAAGAGACGAGTGTATAGTTGTTATTAAAAAAGTGCCGGCAGAAGTTTGTGATAACTGCGGGGAATATTACTTGAACAATAGTATCACTGAACAAGTGTTACAACGAGCAGAAGTGGCTGTTAATAATGGTGCTGAAGTTGAGATAATTCGATATGCAGCTTAA
- a CDS encoding NUDIX domain-containing protein, translating to MSYRNPAPTVDIIIELVDRPHRPIVLIERHNPPLGWAIPGGFVDYGESVEVAARREAQEETGLQVELIEQFLVYSDPSRDPRQHTLSIVFLATAIGEPKAGDDAKGVGMFESWRVPGNLCFDHDRILRDYWQYRHYGIRPRLG from the coding sequence ATGTCTTACCGCAATCCCGCTCCTACAGTTGATATCATCATCGAATTGGTCGATCGCCCTCATCGACCAATAGTGTTAATCGAAAGACATAATCCTCCTTTGGGTTGGGCAATTCCTGGTGGTTTTGTCGATTATGGGGAATCTGTGGAAGTGGCAGCGCGGCGTGAAGCGCAGGAGGAGACGGGTTTGCAAGTAGAATTAATTGAACAATTTCTGGTGTATTCTGACCCTAGTCGCGATCCCCGTCAACATACGCTGAGTATTGTGTTTTTGGCGACGGCGATCGGTGAACCAAAAGCGGGGGATGATGCGAAAGGTGTCGGGATGTTTGAGTCTTGGCGCGTGCCTGGTAATTTATGTTTTGACCACGATCGCATTTTGCGGGATTATTGGCAATATCGGCATTATGGTATACGTCCCAGATTGGGGTAG
- a CDS encoding type II toxin-antitoxin system HicA family toxin, producing the protein MAKFPVDAPLAKVIRTLELLGFIILREREHIVMVRNNGDGTTTPLTMPNHSQIKGSTLRSICTQSGISREEFLSAYEQT; encoded by the coding sequence ATGGCTAAATTTCCCGTAGATGCACCATTAGCCAAAGTAATTAGAACATTGGAGTTGCTTGGATTCATTATCTTAAGGGAGCGGGAGCATATTGTCATGGTACGAAATAATGGGGATGGCACAACAACGCCCTTGACTATGCCCAATCACTCCCAAATTAAAGGTTCAACACTGAGATCCATCTGCACTCAATCAGGTATCTCGCGTGAGGAGTTTTTGTCAGCTTACGAGCAAACTTGA
- a CDS encoding type II toxin-antitoxin system HicB family antitoxin: protein MTPIKIIVEKHSDGYIAYPLGIKGVVIGEGDTYEEAMTDVKSAIRSHIETFGNDVLEESPVLEAFVAEAEVSI, encoded by the coding sequence ATGACACCAATCAAAATTATTGTCGAAAAACATTCTGATGGTTACATAGCCTACCCCTTAGGGATCAAAGGAGTTGTTATTGGTGAGGGTGACACCTACGAGGAAGCAATGACTGATGTTAAATCTGCTATCCGTTCCCATATTGAGACATTTGGCAATGATGTTTTAGAAGAATCACCAGTGCTAGAAGCCTTTGTTGCTGAGGCTGAGGTATCTATTTAA
- a CDS encoding DUF4258 domain-containing protein — translation MYSQNLVFSRHAIQQMFFRRISTREVEAVIASGEVIEENLNDTPFPSYLLFYFVEGKPIHVVFSYDESTDTGYIVTAYIPDENLWSDDFRTRRL, via the coding sequence ATGTATTCTCAAAATCTAGTTTTTTCGCGTCATGCGATCCAACAGATGTTTTTCCGCAGAATTAGTACAAGGGAGGTGGAAGCTGTAATAGCTTCTGGTGAGGTGATAGAAGAAAATCTAAATGATACACCTTTTCCTAGTTATCTTTTATTTTACTTTGTGGAAGGTAAGCCGATTCATGTCGTTTTTTCTTATGATGAATCTACAGATACGGGATATATTGTGACGGCTTACATTCCCGATGAAAATCTTTGGTCAGATGATTTTAGAACTAGGAGATTATAA